Proteins co-encoded in one Astyanax mexicanus isolate ESR-SI-001 chromosome 1, AstMex3_surface, whole genome shotgun sequence genomic window:
- the LOC103035402 gene encoding transmembrane protein 47 yields MSVNEVRVFRPFKLIALLCVFLALCLDVVALVSPAWVTAEGYALSLWESCWEREAEWGCVSTLQSDWQIATLVLLLAGASVTLVAFLVAVISLCRGTHRKHYRTIAVFLFTAVVLQACALVLYPIKFIDGKMLQTYHEFNWGYGLGWGATIFMLGGGILLCLRTDMYEDGMY; encoded by the exons ATGTCGGTGAACGAGGTGCGCGTGTTCCGACCGTTTAAGCTGATCGCGCTGCTGTGCGTGTTCCTCGCGCTGTGTCTGGACGTCGTGGCGCTCGTGAGCCCCGCGTGGGTGACGGCGGAGGGATACGCGCTGTCCCTGTGGGAGTCGTGCTGGGAGCGCGAGGCGGAGTGGGGCTGTGTGTCCACGCTCCAATCCG attgGCAGATAGCAACGCTGGTGCTGTTGTTGGCGGGGGCGTCGGTGACGTTGGTGGCGTTCCTGGTGGCGGTGATCTCTCTGTGTAGAGGAACACACCGGAAACACTACCGCACCATCGCCGTGTTCCTCTTCACCGCAG tggTTCTGCAGGCCTGTGCTCTGGTTCTCTACCCAATCAAATTCATCGACGGGAAAATGCTCCAGACCTACCACGAGTTTAACTGGGGCTACGGTCTGGGCTGGGGCGCTACCATCTTCATGCTGGGCGGGGGGATCCTGCTGTGTCTCAGGACGGACATGTACGAGGACGGCATGTACTGA